A part of Desulfomicrobium baculatum DSM 4028 genomic DNA contains:
- a CDS encoding FAD-dependent oxidoreductase: MSLKVVVIGGVALGPKAACRIKRVAPDAEVTLVDASKLISYGGCGIPYYVSGDVSDHQQLQETSFHMVRDEQFFQDCKDFKVMTETRALSIDRKAKTVLVQAKDGTQTTLPYDKLVLGMGSTPRKLPIPGRELDNVFTVSTLGEAIRIKEKVASGSVGSAVIVGGGFIGLEMAESFADMWGIETTVIEVADQIMPGFMSKAMATIAEKHLAESDVTVRTSEMVQAIEGEDGKVTRVVTNKGAIDADLVILAVGVIPNDILAREAGLSCSERGGIIVSKTMQTSDPDIYAGGDCVVVENIVTGKIGYFPLGSLANSQGRIIGTNVAGGRETFDGVVGTYIIKLFDLAFSGTGLSLPVALREGFDAFSAHVIMSDHSHFYPKRDMVSLEIVVERRSGRVLGLQGACQNGDSLKGRIDTMAAILKFRPTLRDVSSLEMAYAPPFGSAMDVLNAAANTAENMLVGRNVSIQPTEFAKLWENRASENLLCIDTREWGNAEPFVNKHPDFWKNIPQGQIRGRLDEIPRDKKIVLLCNTGGRSYESQVILRHAGFLEPVNLQGGMGFIKQLGFDPSQEE, from the coding sequence ATGTCTCTCAAAGTCGTTGTCATCGGCGGCGTGGCCCTTGGCCCCAAGGCCGCATGTCGCATCAAACGCGTGGCGCCTGATGCCGAAGTTACCCTGGTGGACGCCAGCAAACTCATCTCCTACGGCGGCTGCGGAATCCCCTACTATGTATCGGGAGACGTCAGCGATCACCAGCAATTGCAGGAAACGAGCTTTCACATGGTCCGTGACGAGCAGTTCTTCCAGGATTGCAAGGATTTCAAAGTCATGACCGAAACCAGGGCGCTGTCCATCGACCGCAAGGCCAAGACCGTGCTGGTCCAGGCCAAGGACGGCACCCAGACCACGCTGCCCTACGACAAGCTGGTCCTGGGCATGGGCAGCACCCCCCGCAAACTGCCCATCCCCGGACGCGAGTTGGACAACGTCTTCACCGTCAGCACCCTGGGCGAAGCCATCCGCATCAAGGAAAAGGTTGCGTCGGGCAGCGTCGGCTCGGCCGTCATCGTGGGAGGAGGCTTCATCGGCCTGGAGATGGCGGAATCCTTTGCCGACATGTGGGGTATCGAGACCACGGTCATCGAAGTGGCGGATCAGATCATGCCCGGCTTCATGAGCAAGGCCATGGCCACCATCGCCGAAAAGCACCTCGCGGAGAGCGACGTCACGGTCCGCACGTCGGAAATGGTGCAGGCCATCGAGGGAGAAGACGGCAAAGTCACGCGCGTGGTCACCAACAAGGGCGCCATCGACGCCGATCTGGTCATTCTGGCTGTCGGCGTCATTCCCAATGATATCCTCGCACGGGAAGCCGGACTGTCCTGTTCCGAGCGCGGCGGCATCATCGTCTCCAAGACCATGCAGACCTCGGACCCGGACATCTACGCCGGCGGGGACTGCGTGGTCGTCGAGAACATCGTCACGGGCAAAATCGGCTACTTCCCCCTTGGTTCCCTGGCCAACAGCCAGGGGCGCATCATCGGCACCAACGTGGCCGGAGGCAGGGAAACCTTCGACGGCGTGGTCGGCACCTATATCATCAAGCTCTTCGACCTGGCCTTCTCGGGCACCGGCCTGTCCCTGCCCGTGGCCCTGCGCGAGGGTTTTGACGCCTTCAGCGCCCACGTCATCATGAGCGACCACTCCCATTTCTATCCCAAGCGCGACATGGTCAGCCTGGAAATCGTGGTCGAGCGCCGCTCCGGCCGGGTCCTTGGACTGCAGGGCGCCTGCCAGAACGGCGATTCCCTCAAGGGCCGCATCGACACCATGGCCGCCATCCTCAAGTTCCGCCCGACCCTGCGCGACGTGTCCAGCCTGGAAATGGCCTACGCACCGCCTTTCGGCTCAGCCATGGACGTCTTGAATGCCGCGGCCAACACCGCCGAAAACATGCTGGTGGGCAGAAACGTCTCCATCCAGCCGACGGAATTCGCCAAGCTCTGGGAGAACCGCGCCAGCGAGAACCTACTGTGCATCGACACCCGCGAATGGGGCAACGCCGAGCCGTTTGTAAACAAGCACCCGGATTTCTGGAAAAACATCCCCCAGGGACAAATCCGGGGCAGACTGGACGAGATCCCTAGAGACAAGAAAATCGTGCTGCTGTGTAATACGGGCGGCAGATCGTACGAATCCCAGGTCATCCTGCGGCATGCCGGGTTCTTGGAACCGGTCAACCTGCAAGGCGGCATGGGCTTCATCAAGCAGCTCGGATTCGACCCGAGCCAGGAAGAGTAA
- a CDS encoding DUF4139 domain-containing protein yields MNRILTAIMLLFPCWAWAAPTQVTLFPDSAQVEEVSAVTPEAGEAGLSACSLILPGQADPASLRFGRLAGSGTIADLSWKTRREQNQSAIEPLNQSLKALKAERGEVLSELEGVRGRMAFWKAQSLPAEKTVASLRELAGEMGKALREDSARAQSLEASLEELNTKIAWVEKEIADAVGQGRTVWEVRVLVAGPAPKELTYAYTLRDCGWAPLYRLEASPARGNIDFFWQAKVWQRSGQDWNDIRLHLATMQPEMQSEPSTLPPWEIGPLQVFRKSMAGAPMMAMRSDAAKEEMFESAPPEPVQVRHSTYAAWDMGQKSVPAGETRIFEIEQGAWPADFVHLLRPSLDSKAFLQATAEFTEPKELPPGMAFFFIDGAMVDQRQFSLSGREATMFFGTDPLVTCTTTLSDKKTGEKGLFKQKQTFLRQWTMTVRNAADRSAQVRIEEPRPLPRDERITIELTAKPEPLQEDNSEILAWNSTIAPGKELAISLDLKITAPEDLSIDPGWRW; encoded by the coding sequence ATGAACAGAATTCTGACCGCGATCATGCTTCTCTTTCCCTGCTGGGCCTGGGCCGCGCCGACTCAGGTGACCCTCTTTCCGGATTCCGCCCAGGTCGAAGAGGTCTCGGCCGTGACGCCGGAGGCGGGAGAGGCGGGTCTTTCGGCCTGCAGCCTGATCCTGCCCGGACAGGCCGACCCGGCCAGCCTTCGCTTCGGCCGCCTGGCAGGCAGCGGCACCATCGCGGACCTGAGCTGGAAGACGCGGCGCGAGCAGAACCAAAGCGCCATCGAGCCGCTCAACCAGAGTCTGAAGGCTTTGAAAGCCGAGCGCGGCGAAGTGCTGTCCGAACTCGAGGGCGTGCGCGGGCGCATGGCTTTCTGGAAGGCCCAGAGCCTGCCCGCTGAAAAGACCGTGGCCTCCCTGCGCGAACTGGCGGGGGAAATGGGCAAGGCTCTGCGCGAAGATTCCGCCCGCGCCCAGAGTCTGGAAGCCAGCCTTGAAGAGCTGAACACCAAGATCGCCTGGGTGGAAAAAGAAATAGCGGACGCGGTGGGCCAGGGCCGCACGGTCTGGGAAGTGCGCGTCCTGGTCGCCGGGCCCGCGCCAAAAGAGCTGACCTACGCCTACACCCTGCGCGACTGCGGCTGGGCTCCGCTCTACCGCCTGGAAGCCTCGCCGGCCCGCGGCAACATCGACTTTTTCTGGCAGGCCAAGGTCTGGCAACGCTCGGGGCAGGACTGGAACGACATCAGGCTGCACCTGGCCACCATGCAGCCGGAAATGCAATCCGAGCCATCAACCCTGCCGCCTTGGGAAATTGGTCCCCTGCAGGTCTTCCGCAAATCCATGGCCGGCGCGCCTATGATGGCCATGCGTTCCGACGCGGCCAAAGAAGAAATGTTCGAGTCCGCGCCACCCGAGCCGGTGCAGGTCCGGCACAGCACCTACGCCGCCTGGGACATGGGACAGAAATCGGTTCCGGCTGGCGAGACCCGCATATTCGAGATCGAGCAGGGCGCCTGGCCGGCCGACTTCGTACACCTGCTCCGACCCAGCCTCGACTCCAAGGCCTTTTTGCAGGCCACGGCCGAATTCACCGAGCCCAAGGAGCTGCCTCCCGGCATGGCCTTCTTCTTCATCGACGGGGCCATGGTCGACCAGCGCCAGTTCTCCCTCTCCGGACGGGAGGCGACCATGTTTTTCGGCACGGACCCGCTCGTAACCTGCACCACGACCTTAAGCGACAAGAAGACGGGCGAGAAAGGCCTGTTCAAGCAAAAACAGACCTTCCTGCGACAGTGGACCATGACCGTGCGCAACGCCGCCGACCGCTCGGCGCAGGTGCGCATCGAGGAGCCGCGTCCCCTGCCGCGCGACGAGCGCATCACCATCGAACTCACGGCCAAGCCTGAGCCCCTGCAAGAGGACAATTCGGAAATCCTGGCCTGGAACAGCACCATCGCGCCCGGCAAGGAACTGGCCATCTCCCTGGACCTCAAAATCACCGCGCCCGAAGACCTGAGCATCGACCCGGGCTGGCGATGGTAG
- a CDS encoding cation:proton antiporter domain-containing protein → MSVEIPILADAVMIFGLSCAVIVASHKLRIPTIIGFLLTGVLAGPHCLGLVGASHEVEMFAEVGVILLLFVIGLELSLDELIRLKRPVFVGGAAQVLLTIAVMGLPLMFFDVGLGKSLFIGFLAALSSTAIVLKVLGEKAQLAAPHGRIALGALIFQDVAVVPMMLLVPVLAGASGNPWLALGEMGLKGAFVAGVIFIGARKVVPLVLGAVIRTRSRELFLMTTLGLCFAIALLTSTAGLSLSLGAFLAGLIMSESEYSHSALEGVLPFRDVFTSVFFVSIGMLLDPAFVATHLPQVMGLTLAALLAKTLLAAAAGRILGYPLHVSILGGLCLCQIGEFSFVLAGVGMGHNLLSAMEYQYFLAVAIVTMALTPFLIAGVPSISGRLARLLPVGMSLKAQKDADTDLSDHLIIAGFGLGGHHLARAARASGIRYVILEMNPDTVRRERDKGEPILFGDASQVAVLEHINVSKARILAVVISDPAAIGRIVATARFQNPALHIVVRTRFVSEIEPLLQMGAQEVVAEEYETSVEMFIRVLSTYLVPRGDIERFVREIRAEGYGMLRRPMLNTADACNLGGVCSSFGATVLRVVPGAFVEGKSLIESRLRKEHGLTVVAVQRDGRTRLNPDPQWIFEAGDRVHVFGEQDLISRKAVLFIGEEGESWNGL, encoded by the coding sequence ATGAGCGTCGAAATTCCTATTCTGGCCGATGCGGTCATGATCTTTGGTTTGTCCTGCGCGGTCATCGTGGCCAGTCACAAGCTGCGCATTCCGACCATCATCGGTTTTCTGCTCACCGGCGTGCTGGCCGGGCCGCATTGCCTTGGCCTGGTGGGGGCGTCGCATGAGGTCGAGATGTTCGCGGAGGTCGGGGTCATCCTGCTCCTGTTCGTCATCGGCCTCGAACTATCCCTGGATGAACTGATCCGGCTCAAGCGTCCGGTCTTTGTCGGCGGTGCGGCCCAGGTCCTGCTGACCATCGCGGTCATGGGGCTGCCGCTGATGTTCTTTGACGTGGGGCTCGGCAAGTCCCTGTTCATCGGATTCCTGGCCGCCCTGTCCAGCACGGCCATCGTGCTCAAGGTGCTGGGAGAGAAGGCGCAACTGGCCGCGCCGCATGGGCGCATCGCGCTTGGGGCGCTCATTTTCCAGGATGTGGCCGTGGTGCCGATGATGCTCCTGGTGCCCGTGCTGGCCGGAGCTTCGGGTAATCCGTGGCTCGCCCTGGGTGAAATGGGACTTAAAGGCGCTTTTGTGGCCGGGGTCATTTTCATCGGCGCTCGCAAGGTCGTGCCGCTGGTCCTGGGCGCGGTCATCCGCACCCGCAGCCGGGAACTTTTTCTCATGACCACGCTCGGGCTGTGCTTCGCCATTGCCCTGCTGACGTCCACGGCAGGGTTGTCCCTCTCTCTGGGGGCTTTCCTGGCCGGGCTGATCATGAGCGAGTCCGAATACAGCCATTCGGCTCTGGAAGGGGTGCTGCCGTTTCGCGATGTTTTCACCAGCGTCTTTTTCGTGTCCATCGGCATGCTGCTGGACCCCGCCTTTGTGGCCACGCACCTGCCGCAGGTCATGGGCCTGACCCTGGCCGCGCTGCTGGCCAAGACGCTGCTGGCCGCGGCCGCAGGTCGCATCCTGGGCTATCCCCTGCATGTGTCCATTCTGGGCGGATTGTGCCTGTGCCAGATCGGCGAATTCTCCTTTGTCCTGGCCGGGGTGGGCATGGGGCACAATCTGCTCAGCGCCATGGAATACCAATACTTTTTGGCCGTCGCCATCGTGACCATGGCGCTCACGCCCTTTCTCATCGCAGGCGTGCCTTCCATCTCCGGCCGACTGGCCCGCCTTCTGCCCGTGGGCATGAGTCTCAAGGCGCAGAAGGATGCGGACACGGACCTGTCCGATCATCTCATCATCGCCGGCTTTGGCCTGGGCGGGCATCATCTGGCCAGGGCGGCCCGGGCTTCCGGAATCCGTTATGTCATTCTGGAAATGAACCCGGACACGGTGCGGCGCGAACGCGACAAGGGCGAGCCCATTCTTTTCGGTGACGCTTCCCAGGTGGCAGTGCTGGAGCACATCAACGTCTCCAAAGCCCGCATTCTGGCCGTGGTCATCTCCGACCCGGCCGCCATCGGGCGCATCGTGGCCACGGCCAGGTTCCAGAACCCGGCTCTGCACATCGTGGTGCGTACGCGTTTTGTCAGCGAGATCGAGCCGCTGCTGCAAATGGGGGCGCAAGAGGTGGTGGCCGAGGAATACGAGACCTCCGTGGAGATGTTCATTCGCGTCCTGTCTACATATCTGGTACCACGAGGCGATATCGAGCGATTCGTGCGCGAGATCCGGGCAGAGGGCTACGGAATGCTGCGCCGGCCCATGCTCAATACCGCCGATGCCTGCAATCTGGGCGGGGTCTGTTCTTCCTTCGGCGCGACGGTGCTGAGGGTAGTTCCGGGTGCGTTCGTCGAGGGCAAAAGTCTGATAGAGTCGCGTTTGCGCAAGGAACACGGTCTGACCGTCGTGGCCGTGCAGCGTGATGGCCGGACTCGGCTGAATCCCGATCCGCAATGGATTTTTGAAGCAGGAGACCGCGTGCATGTCTTTGGCGAGCAGGATTTGATTTCGCGCAAAGCCGTGCTATTCATCGGAGAAGAAGGCGAGTCCTGGAATGGATTATAA
- a CDS encoding sulfite exporter TauE/SafE family protein translates to MYFETAGIEVSLWLPPLAAFVVSFFTSMGGVSGAFLLLPFQMSFLGYTAPSVSATNQLFNIVAIPSGVYRYLKEKRMVWPLTWVVVVGTLPGVLLGAVIRVSYLPDPKNFKVFAGLVLAYIGFRMIRDLLKHKEKKSESTFRQSVKDSRGGAAAGQVTVKEFSMKRISYEFFGETYTCSTMTIFTMSLVVGVVGGVYGIGGGSIIAPFFVSICGLPVYTVAGAALMGTLVTSVAGVAFYQFLAAFHAGQSIAPDWGLGILFGLGGMCGMYCGARMQKHVPARLIKAMLCVIILGTALKYMAEYFG, encoded by the coding sequence ATGTATTTTGAAACAGCCGGAATTGAAGTTTCCTTGTGGCTCCCCCCATTGGCCGCATTTGTCGTGTCTTTTTTCACCTCCATGGGTGGGGTTTCCGGAGCGTTTCTGCTCCTGCCTTTCCAGATGTCCTTTCTTGGGTACACCGCCCCTTCGGTCAGCGCCACGAACCAGCTCTTCAACATCGTGGCCATTCCCAGCGGCGTGTACCGCTATCTCAAGGAAAAGCGCATGGTCTGGCCCCTGACCTGGGTCGTGGTCGTCGGGACCTTGCCGGGAGTCCTTCTGGGGGCCGTGATCCGGGTCTCCTATCTGCCTGACCCAAAAAATTTCAAGGTCTTTGCCGGGTTGGTGCTCGCATACATCGGGTTTCGCATGATCAGGGATCTTTTGAAACACAAGGAGAAAAAGTCGGAGAGCACTTTTCGGCAGTCGGTGAAGGATTCCAGGGGGGGCGCCGCCGCAGGCCAGGTCACGGTCAAGGAATTCTCCATGAAGCGCATCAGTTATGAGTTCTTCGGCGAAACCTACACCTGCTCCACGATGACCATCTTCACGATGAGCCTCGTCGTCGGCGTGGTCGGCGGTGTGTACGGCATCGGAGGCGGCTCCATCATCGCTCCGTTCTTTGTCTCCATCTGCGGATTGCCGGTCTATACGGTCGCGGGGGCGGCGCTCATGGGCACGCTGGTCACGTCCGTGGCCGGGGTGGCCTTCTACCAGTTTCTGGCCGCATTTCATGCCGGCCAGTCCATCGCTCCCGACTGGGGGCTTGGCATTCTTTTCGGCCTGGGCGGAATGTGCGGTATGTATTGCGGGGCCAGAATGCAGAAGCACGTCCCGGCGCGCCTCATCAAGGCCATGCTGTGCGTCATCATCTTGGGCACGGCGCTCAAGTACATGGCGGAGTACTTCGGCTAG
- a CDS encoding ATP-binding protein: MRGFRGSLQFKFMSAIIGIVVPLLGIIFLWQGVAEERQAWTQVVNQARLLTRQIILTRQWVSDTQGLFLRQDTPGAQGGGAFYTDLLPTDRGVMQRFTPSMVTKQLSLYSYRQNLYRFRLAGIAPMNPENRPDAFETAAIKSFAQPENTEYYALVDHDGEAVFQYSAPLYVDETCLSCHKNYTSGTVSGCLSIHLPVQNVLDSLSRSKMQLFVSALALIVLTVMTLYFLVRYLVLRPLGTLESVADGISRGHFPGRIRIGSSHEMDRVGQTLSSMSAKLEEGRNRLEEEVQNATSELALANEELKTLDRLKSEFLATMSHELRSPLTSIRGGLDYLRRTETSADRQDYLHIMDKNVSRLTHLVTDIFDITRIEAEKIDWNFGPADMTELVGEIVEIMSPLAEERGLRLGLLSSGPMIALADVERIEQVIVNLTDNAIKYSPDGGVISFTLQNEGGEIRILVRDQGPGIPPGDRQAIFKKFHTAPSSGTGGKPGGTGLGLAICSQIVRAHGGRIWVEDNPGGGSVFTFTLPATKE, from the coding sequence ATGCGCGGTTTCCGTGGTTCTTTGCAGTTCAAGTTCATGTCGGCCATCATTGGCATCGTGGTGCCGCTTCTGGGCATCATCTTTCTCTGGCAGGGCGTGGCCGAGGAGCGGCAGGCCTGGACCCAGGTCGTCAACCAGGCCCGCCTCCTGACCCGCCAGATCATCCTGACCCGGCAGTGGGTCTCGGACACCCAGGGCCTGTTCCTGCGCCAGGACACCCCCGGCGCTCAAGGCGGCGGCGCGTTCTATACCGATCTTCTGCCCACGGATCGCGGCGTCATGCAGCGCTTCACCCCGTCCATGGTCACCAAGCAGCTCTCCCTCTACTCCTACCGCCAGAACCTGTACCGCTTCAGGCTGGCGGGCATCGCGCCCATGAATCCCGAAAACAGGCCGGATGCATTCGAAACAGCGGCCATAAAGAGCTTCGCCCAGCCGGAAAACACGGAATATTATGCACTTGTCGACCATGACGGGGAGGCGGTGTTCCAGTATTCGGCCCCCCTCTATGTCGACGAGACCTGCCTGTCCTGCCACAAGAATTACACCAGCGGAACCGTCAGCGGCTGCCTGAGCATTCACCTGCCCGTGCAGAACGTGCTCGACTCCCTGAGCCGAAGCAAGATGCAGCTCTTCGTGTCGGCCCTCGCGCTCATCGTGCTCACGGTCATGACCCTGTATTTCCTGGTCCGCTACCTGGTGCTTAGGCCCCTTGGCACCCTCGAATCCGTGGCCGACGGCATCAGCCGGGGGCACTTCCCCGGGCGGATCCGCATCGGCAGCAGCCATGAAATGGACCGCGTGGGCCAGACCTTGAGCAGCATGAGCGCCAAGCTGGAAGAGGGGCGCAACCGGCTGGAGGAAGAGGTGCAGAACGCGACCAGCGAACTGGCCCTGGCCAATGAGGAACTCAAGACCCTGGACCGCCTGAAGAGCGAATTTCTGGCCACCATGTCGCACGAACTGCGCTCCCCCCTGACCTCCATCCGAGGAGGACTCGATTATCTCAGGCGCACGGAGACCTCCGCCGACAGGCAGGACTATCTGCACATCATGGACAAGAACGTGAGCCGCCTCACGCATCTGGTCACGGACATCTTCGACATCACCCGCATCGAGGCGGAAAAGATCGACTGGAACTTCGGACCGGCGGACATGACCGAACTGGTGGGAGAGATCGTCGAAATCATGAGCCCGCTGGCGGAAGAGCGCGGACTGCGCCTCGGCCTCCTTTCAAGCGGTCCCATGATCGCCCTGGCGGATGTGGAGCGCATCGAGCAGGTTATCGTCAACCTGACCGACAACGCCATCAAATATTCCCCCGATGGCGGGGTCATCAGTTTTACCCTTCAGAACGAGGGCGGAGAGATCCGCATCCTGGTCCGGGACCAGGGCCCGGGCATTCCTCCTGGCGACAGGCAAGCCATTTTCAAGAAATTCCACACCGCGCCCTCGTCCGGCACAGGTGGAAAGCCTGGAGGAACCGGGCTGGGCCTCGCCATCTGCAGCCAGATCGTGCGCGCCCACGGGGGACGCATCTGGGTCGAGGACAACCCCGGCGGCGGCAGCGTCTTCACCTTCACCCTGCCCGCAACAAAAGAATGA
- a CDS encoding RNA recognition motif domain-containing protein, with the protein MSKNIYVGNLSWSTTDADLHAMFSQYGQVSSAHVIEDRETGRSRGFGFVEMDDEGARKSIQALNGTDCQGRNLKVNEAQPRESRSDSRSRY; encoded by the coding sequence TTGTCTAAGAACATCTATGTTGGAAATTTGTCCTGGTCGACCACTGATGCTGATCTGCATGCCATGTTTTCCCAGTATGGTCAGGTCAGCTCTGCCCATGTCATCGAAGACCGCGAAACCGGTCGTTCACGCGGCTTCGGCTTCGTGGAAATGGACGATGAAGGCGCACGCAAGTCCATCCAGGCGCTGAACGGAACCGACTGTCAGGGCCGCAACCTGAAGGTCAACGAAGCGCAGCCCCGTGAAAGCCGCTCCGATAGCCGTTCACGCTACTAA
- a CDS encoding response regulator transcription factor codes for MTQQRILIIDDDSDIVTTVKANLELDGFMVLSATDGASGLAAVQANAPDLVLLDLGLPDIDGIKVCQTLRRDSEVPVIMLSARDTVADKLLGLECGADDYLVKPFNALELSARIRTVLRRIRRSETATAQRNGNIILDYRSHEATIQGRQVRLTRTEFSLLELFVAHPGETLTRDFIQSQNWGDSKLYSHSRAVDVHVQRLRKKIEENPQAPRIILTVAGVGYRFEPNP; via the coding sequence TTGACGCAGCAGAGAATCCTGATCATCGACGACGACTCGGACATCGTTACGACCGTCAAAGCCAATCTGGAGCTCGACGGTTTCATGGTGCTGAGCGCAACGGACGGGGCCTCCGGGCTTGCAGCCGTGCAGGCGAACGCGCCCGACCTTGTGCTTCTGGATCTGGGCCTGCCTGATATCGACGGGATCAAGGTCTGCCAGACCTTACGGCGTGACAGCGAGGTGCCGGTCATCATGCTCTCGGCCCGGGACACCGTCGCGGACAAGCTCCTGGGGCTGGAATGCGGGGCCGACGATTATCTGGTCAAACCCTTCAACGCCCTGGAACTCTCGGCCCGCATCAGGACCGTGCTGCGCAGGATCAGGCGCAGCGAAACGGCTACTGCGCAACGTAACGGAAATATCATTCTGGATTACCGTTCCCATGAGGCCACGATCCAGGGCCGCCAGGTGCGTCTGACCCGGACCGAGTTCTCGCTGCTTGAACTCTTCGTCGCCCATCCCGGGGAGACCCTGACCCGCGATTTCATCCAGAGCCAGAACTGGGGCGATTCCAAGCTCTATTCCCACAGCCGGGCAGTGGATGTGCATGTGCAGCGCCTGCGTAAAAAGATCGAGGAGAATCCCCAGGCTCCGCGCATCATCCTGACCGTGGCCGGAGTCGGCTACAGATTCGAACCCAATCCGTAA
- a CDS encoding cytochrome c3 family protein produces the protein MTPKNDASSGRGWRFALLPAIAGIVFTVGVALAMTTTDQASFCGSCHSMAEAALTHKRSVHAELACNECHAPHNLVAKIPFKTKEGTRDILATVTSSIPDLIHPGEETKEVTQANCQRCHGSTTSTVVMQSKKFCTDCHRHVPHTPKIPVAKRSAADA, from the coding sequence ATGACTCCAAAAAATGATGCATCCAGCGGTCGGGGCTGGCGGTTCGCCCTGCTTCCGGCCATAGCGGGCATCGTGTTCACGGTTGGAGTGGCCCTGGCCATGACCACCACGGATCAGGCCTCGTTCTGCGGCAGCTGCCATTCCATGGCCGAGGCGGCACTGACGCACAAGCGCTCGGTCCACGCCGAACTGGCCTGCAACGAATGCCATGCCCCGCACAACTTGGTGGCCAAGATTCCGTTCAAGACCAAGGAAGGGACCAGGGACATCCTCGCCACTGTCACCAGCAGCATCCCCGACCTCATCCACCCGGGCGAGGAAACCAAGGAAGTGACCCAGGCAAACTGTCAGCGCTGCCACGGCTCCACCACATCCACCGTGGTCATGCAGAGCAAGAAATTCTGCACCGACTGCCACCGTCACGTGCCCCACACACCCAAAATCCCCGTAGCCAAAAGGAGCGCCGCCGATGCGTAA
- a CDS encoding ammonia-forming cytochrome c nitrite reductase subunit c552, whose translation MRKNFPLFAMLAVGVALALSACSEATEPVPPTFKTNLKSDEINNSAFKPEFPLHYETFLRNNESEIMTEYGGSVAYNKHDNVNPLPEGYKHAQPYLKNLWLGYPFSYEYKAARGHTYAIKDILHIDRLNRYDEKAGLPATCWNCKTAKMNEWVGTYGDEFWAKDFNEFREQVDLDENTIGCANCHDPATMELRLYSVPLQDHLKAEGKDFKTLPRNDQRALMCGQCHVEYYFTDKGQGTAKKPVFPWAQGKDPEEMYTYYKSHGDTTTPGFEGNFVDWVHPVSKTPMLKAQHPEYETWHNGVHGAAGVSCADCHMSYTRLDGKKKMSNHHWNSPLKDPDMKACRQCHTDKSPEYLKQRVIYTQDKVWEQLMTAQDISVKAHEAIRMASEFEGEKPADYDQLMIDAREMCRKGQFFWDLISAENSVGFHNPTKALDTLAKSQQYSQKAVDIAIQAAAFTTAQALAGDIKTLVPPIMEHSRELQMDPEHMASHQWFKYLKLTPKAEKIWEGNKRLVPAPTAS comes from the coding sequence ATGCGTAAAAACTTTCCTCTTTTCGCCATGCTGGCCGTGGGAGTGGCCTTGGCCTTAAGCGCTTGTTCCGAAGCGACCGAGCCCGTGCCGCCGACCTTCAAGACCAACCTCAAGTCCGACGAGATAAATAACTCCGCCTTCAAGCCCGAATTTCCGCTGCACTACGAAACGTTCCTGCGCAACAACGAGTCGGAAATCATGACCGAGTACGGCGGGTCCGTGGCGTACAATAAGCACGACAACGTAAATCCCCTGCCCGAAGGATACAAGCACGCCCAGCCATACCTGAAGAATCTCTGGCTCGGCTATCCATTCAGCTACGAATACAAGGCGGCGCGCGGCCACACCTACGCCATAAAGGACATCCTGCATATCGACCGCCTGAACCGCTACGACGAAAAGGCCGGGCTGCCCGCCACCTGCTGGAACTGCAAGACAGCCAAGATGAACGAGTGGGTCGGCACCTACGGAGACGAGTTCTGGGCCAAGGATTTCAACGAATTTCGCGAACAAGTCGATCTGGACGAGAACACCATCGGCTGCGCCAACTGTCATGACCCGGCCACCATGGAACTGCGCCTCTACTCCGTGCCCCTGCAGGATCACTTGAAGGCTGAGGGCAAGGACTTCAAGACCCTGCCCCGCAACGATCAGCGAGCGCTTATGTGCGGCCAGTGCCACGTGGAGTACTACTTCACGGACAAGGGTCAGGGCACGGCCAAGAAGCCCGTCTTCCCGTGGGCTCAGGGCAAGGACCCCGAAGAGATGTACACGTACTACAAGAGCCACGGCGATACCACCACGCCCGGCTTCGAAGGCAACTTCGTGGACTGGGTGCATCCCGTGTCCAAAACTCCCATGCTGAAAGCCCAGCACCCCGAGTACGAAACTTGGCATAACGGCGTGCACGGCGCGGCCGGCGTCAGCTGCGCCGACTGCCACATGAGCTACACCCGCCTCGACGGCAAGAAGAAGATGTCCAACCATCACTGGAACTCGCCCCTGAAAGACCCGGACATGAAGGCCTGTCGCCAGTGCCATACGGACAAGAGCCCCGAATACCTGAAGCAGCGGGTCATCTACACCCAGGACAAGGTCTGGGAACAGCTCATGACCGCCCAGGACATCTCGGTCAAGGCGCATGAAGCCATCCGCATGGCCAGCGAGTTCGAGGGCGAGAAGCCGGCCGACTACGACCAGCTCATGATCGACGCCCGCGAAATGTGCCGCAAGGGCCAGTTCTTCTGGGATCTGATCTCCGCCGAGAACAGCGTGGGCTTCCACAACCCGACCAAGGCCCTCGATACCCTGGCCAAGTCCCAGCAGTACAGCCAGAAGGCCGTGGATATCGCCATCCAGGCGGCGGCCTTCACCACTGCCCAGGCCCTGGCCGGAGACATCAAGACCCTGGTGCCGCCGATCATGGAACACAGCCGGGAACTGCAGATGGACCCCGAGCACATGGCCAGCCACCAGTGGTTCAAGTATCTCAAGCTCACCCCCAAAGCCGAGAAAATCTGGGAAGGCAACAAGCGCCTTGTACCGGCTCCGACCGCAAGCTAG